TATTTCAACGCTGATATTGATGAAAACAGTAAAGTTGTTCCTTTGTTATTTATTATTCTATTAGAAAATTCTTTTAAGCATGGAGTCGAGACTTTGAGAGAAAACGCTTTTGTGAAGGTCGATGTTGTTTCTGATAAAAACGAGATACAATTTACGGTTGAAAATAATTTTGGTATGTCTGGAAATAAAGAATATAAACCAGGAATTGGACTGGAAAACCTACGACGAAGACTGGAATTGATTTATCCCAATAGGCATCATTTATCATTTTCGGTAATTGAAAATGTTTACAAAGCACAATTAACTTTAGGCCAATTATGATTAAATATTTAATTATTGATGACGAGTTTATTACTCATGACATTATCAAAGGCTATTGTGATTTACTACCACAAATGCAGTTGATGAAGAGTTGTTATGACGCTTTGGAAGCATTTGAATATTTGAACAAAAATGAAGTAGATTTAATTTTTTTAGATTTGAATATGCCCATATTAAAAGGGTTTGAATTGCTCAAAACTTTAACTCATCCACCCAAAGTAATTGTAACAACAGCTTATAAAGAATATGCCCTTGAAGGTTATGAGCATAATATTTCGGATTATTTATTAAAACCATTTGGCTTTGAACGCTTTTTAAAAGCCATTAATAAAACGTTCAGTAGTACAATCGCTAAAGTTGTTGAGCCATCAGCAAGCAAAGAAATGTCTAATCGAATTTTTCTGCAAAGCAATAAAAAGTCCATTCAAGTTGAAACTAATACTATTCAGTACATCGAAGCTACTGGAAATTACAGCAAAATCGTAACTACAAGTGAACCAATCACCATCCGAGAAAAAATATCAACTTTATTAGAATTGTTGCCAAAAAATGTATTCTTGCAAGTGCATAAATCATTTGTAGTTGCTCCAAAACACATAAAAAGTATTGAAGGTAATAGAATATTTATTGGTGAGCATATCATTCCTATCGGGAAAACATTTAGAACAAATGTTACTCAATTATTGAAATAGCCTGTTTTGAATAATACAAAGGTCGTAGGCGAGTTTTTTCTATTAGCAGGCAAATTAATTTGCCTGCTAATAGAAAAAACTTGATTACCTATTCCGTGATAATATCAATTTCAGCATAGCCGACGGTGTCATCGTCTTTGGTGTTTCGTAAAGCTCTTAATTTGATGTATCTAGCTTTTTGAGGGGCAAAAGTTTTGATTTGCCACAAAGGATTATTTTTAATATTTGAGAATTCGCCTTCGTCAACTTGTTTCCAGTCGTTGCCATTCTCAGATACAAAGAAACTGTAATGTGTGATAATTCCTGAACCCCACCAATTTTGGTCAGGCAAGTATCTGAAACCGCTAATGTTTTGATTTTTACCCAAATCGATCACCAAATCAACGGGCATTTTAACCGTATTTTTTTGATACCATTGTGTATCTGGATTGCCATCTAATAGGTTATTCGCTGCATTATCTTCAATACCAACAATTTTCCAAGACTTTTTAGCAATATCAAATTTTTCCTCCGTCAAAGCACTTGTCTTTTTACTTTTTGGGTCATAACTAATACATTTAACGGCAACTTTTCCATCATCAGTTTTGATAGGCCCAGTATATTGATTCGATTTTAAAGTAGGCGTGCTACCATCTAATGTATAATATATTTGAGACTCGAAGTCTGCTGGAATAATTCGTACATCTCCCGAACGCTCACGAATGGCTACTGGTGGCACTAATATTTGGGGGGCATCATAAATGCCAATATTAGAAATCAGTGGGCATTCCTTAGAATCGGTTATGTTCAATCGAAGTTTTGTAGCTTTAACAGTTTTGAAACGTAGAATACGTTTATAGCCTATCGTTGTTTCTTTGGCTACTTCTTCCCATTGATTATTGACGAAGGCTTCCAAAGTAAACGATTTTACCCTTTGTCCTAATTTGATATACTCTTGTATCAAAAAACGATTAAAGGTAGTGGGTTTTGCAAAATTGAAAGTTAAGCTAGCAGACTTTACCTTATCATCGGTTGTCCAATAACTTTCAGTACTTACATCAATGGCCTTATTTGCTCCAAATTGTGGGTTGTTTCCACGCACATTAGACGCTACTACATTTGCCCCTTTAATAAGGTTTAGCGAAAATGCTTCTTTGACAGCTTTTCTAAAATCCAACACGGCTTTTTCATCATAAGGATGAATTAAACCATTGGGCATAATAGGAAAATTTAATAACAAAGTGGCATTTCTACCAATAGAATTGTAATAAATATCCATCAATTGAGGTAAAGTTTTTACTTTGCTATCTTCTTTCGGATGATAAAACCATTCGGGTCTGATAGATGTATTTACTTCGCCTGGTACCCAAGTATTCCCATTTTCTAATCCGTAACGAAGCATTTCTTCTGGTATATCACCCTTTGCATTTAATAAACTCCAGTTGGTTTCGCCAACATAACCTGCTTCCGTTCCAACCCAACGAAGGTCTGCTCGATCTCCGCCATCATTCCAAATTACAATCTTGGGTTGTAAGGAACGAACCAGTTTATACGTATTCTCCCAATCATAGTAAATATTACGGTCTATCTTGCGTGTTTCATTAGCTCCGCCATAATAACCAGAACCTCCGTTGGCACCATCAAACCAGACTTCAAAAATTTCACCATAATTTGTCAATAGTTCACGCAATTGATTTCTGAAATAAGTAATGTATTCTGGTTTTCCATAGTCTGGATGATTTCTGTCCCATGGCGAAAGATAAATTCCCAGTTTCAAACCATACTCTTTACACGCGTCGGCCATTTCACGTACAATGTCGCCCTTTCCATTTTTCCATGGAACATTCTTTACTGAATAATCCGTGTATTTTGATGGCCAAAGACAAAAGCCACTATGATGTTTTGCTGTAATAATAACACCTTTCATACCTGCCTCTTTACAAATTCTGGCCCATTGGCGACAATCTAATTTATCAGGATTAAAAATTTGAGGGTCTTCATCACCTTTTCCCCACGACATATCGGTGTAAGTATTGACCGAAAAGTGGACAAAAGCATAATATTCCATTTGCTGCCATCTCAGTTGGTTTGGGCTTGGAATCGGAAGAAGAGGGGACGGTGCTTTTACTTGGCCAAATGTAAAAAAGTTTGTATTGGCAAAAATGAAGCATGCTAAAATCAAGTTTTTATAGTTCATGTTATGATAAGAGTTAGACAACCTTATAGCGGTCTCTTTTTAAAAACAGCTTTTTGAATTAAAGTAAATAAACATAGAAAATACTTGATCAAAAGCTATTTTTTTCAAAAGAGCCAGTTTTCCAACAATTATTTTGGGCATTATGAGTTTGAGTAGTTTATAGATGGTATTTCAAACAAAAAAGATAAATGCCTGAAAACTCAATGTTCAGAGAGCATTAATACCTATCCTTCTGCTTGTCTTTTAGAGGGTGGTGAGAGCCTAAGGAACAAACTCTTAGACTCACTAGACCTGAGCAACGAAGATGATAATATATTCAATCATTTCATCATTGCCATCATTGATTTGATTAATTCCGACTTTTTTTCCAGAAATAATTTTTCTTGAATTTCTGAAGCCTTTTTGTTTTTATCAAAATCTGCTTTTATTTTGGCAATTTCCTGCTCTAAAGGATACGATTGTTCGGTTATATATTCGATTTTTTCAATTTGTGTAGTTCTGAAAAAATCCTCTGACCAGATAACCAAACCAGGCAATCCAAAATAATTGGATGGCCCACTCGAAACAGGTATTTTGTCTGTAAACCATACCGATATTAAGTAGTTTTTGTTCTTAGCTATAGCCTTAGTACAATCAAACCCAAGCATGTTTTTCTTTTCGTTAGTGATGCTCCATTCCAAATCTTTCATTCCTCCATTTGAATAAAAAGGTCTATTAAAAATACTTTCATATTTATAATATGTTTTGGGTGATGTTTTGATACAGTAAGCTAATTCATCATTTAGTTTTAATTCTACGGCTTCTTGCCCTTTGGGTTTATTGATGTTCAACCGCTCAAATTTATAGAGAGATTGGCTTGTTTTTGGGTTAATATACAGTGTATAGTGATACTTATATCCTTGTTTTAAGGCTATACTTGCTTTTACTTCATCTTGTGGACGAGAAGTATTAGCAGGAATTTGATACTGGCTCGTAGGGGTTGAAATATAGGATACCTTTATTATTTTATTTTCGGCTTGACCATAAAAAAGGTTGGACACCAGACATAAAACCACTGAAAATATAATGTTTTTTCTCATAGTAAATTTTCGTTAAAGATGTAATGATACTCCCAATATTAAGTAATTGATTCTGTAAAAATTGATATTTTGATTTAAGACGATTCCGTCTGAAAATTGATTTATTGCTGAAAAATTATCTTTGTAAATATTAAATAAATTAAATAGAGACTTGCCTTTTAAAAAAAGAGATACTGTGTCGTTCAATTTATAGGTAGCTTTAATATCCATTAACGGAATACTAAAGGAAGATGCTAACGAATTATTTACTCTTTGTGATAGTGCTATTTTTCCTTCAAATTTTTCATGATTGGCAATCAAATCTATCGTATAAATTTGAGATGAAAATTGGTTTAAAAATTCGCTATCAATATAGATCTTTTGCGTATTGGTAATGTACGAAATATCAATTTGGGTTAGAAAAAAAGATTTGGGTTCAAATCCAATTTGGAAACTATATAATTGCCCATCTAAATTAAATTGACGAGCTGTATTGTCAGAATAGGTAGGATACCGTGATGACTTTGTGCTAGAATTAACACTAAACTCTATTCTATGTAATCTTTCACCGAAATAAAAACTTTTTCTTGCTCCAATATTCAAGCCAATGTTCTTTTTTTCGTCAATTAAATAGTTTTTATAATAAAATACGTTGCGTTCTACTTTATCAAAAATGGGTTCTAAATAATTGTTTTTTATTTCGTAGTTTCCAATGATGTTAAAAGACTGCGATTTGGCCACATTAGAATAATAATACCCCAATGTGGCTTTTTTAGTATTAGTTACACGAAAATTATAATCATTATTTCCCAAGATTCTATTGTTGAAAGATACCGCCAAGGTGTCTAGGTTTTTATACAAATCGAATAATGAATTATACTGATTATAGGTAACATTGAGGCTATTACTACTATTGATTTTGTAATTAATAGAGGTATTAATTTTTGCTATTGTATTTGCCTTAAAGTCATTTAAAGCAAACCAATAGTTATCATTACCAATCACAAAATAATAATCAAGTGCTTTAGTTTTTCCACTTCCACTTAGGTATATATTCCCATTGGTTCCATTTCTTTGAATAGACTGTCTATTTTTAATGATACTACTTTGATTAAAAAAAGCGTATTTTGAGCCTAGTTCTAGCGTAAAAAGGTTAGAAAACTTGTATCGCAACCCTAATTCTGGATTTATTTGGGTCTGAGTTAAATCAAAGTTTTGAGCTATTTTTCCATTTGTAGCATTCGGTGTAAAAAAAGAAGATTCAAAACTATTATTGGACTTTTCAGTTGAATAAGACAAAGTTGCAGTAAAAATCATTTTGCTAGACAGTAAGCTACTCATATTTAGTGCATTATGGATATGTGTACTAAAAGCCGCGGTTTCATTATTCTCGATGATATTCGCAGCTACAGTGTTATAATTATTGATATTATTGATATCCTGATTTTGTTTGTGGACAGTACCAACCTCAAAGACATAATCTAGCACAGTTCTTTTATGTAGTTTGGTACTGAAGTAATATTTCAAAGAACCAAATTTTCCCAAATCAGACAGGTTATTCAGTTCTTTTTTAGCAGTAGTATTCGTAGCAAGTATCTGAGTTGTATTTTGATTAAGCTTAGTGGCTTCTAAAAAATTCAAATATCCAACAACTCCCATCTTATTATTATCTCCTTGTTTTCTAACAGTTAGGCTGGTGTTGGAGTTAAAGTTTTTTTGAAGGAGTTCATCTTCTACAAAAAAATTACTGAAATTATTTTTAAAAAAGCCAGACGATTTTTGAATAGATGATTCTGATATATCCTCAAAACTTAATTCTTTCTCTCCAATATTATTAGTATTATGAATTAAAAAAGCATTAAAAGCATCAGAAAAAAACATTCCTTTGGCTTTTAATTCATAACTGTTTTTGATACCGACAGCCCCATCAATTTTTTCCTTTAATACACCTTTAAATTCTTTTTTTGTTTTAATATTAATCACAGAAGTGGTGAAGTTATCGAAGTCGACTTTAAAATTATCTTTATAGTTATTAATCAATTGTAGTTTTTCCATCATATCAAAATTGAGGTTATCTAAGGCTATTTTATTTTGATTAATAAATACTTCTTTTTTATTAATCAAAACCTTTGTGATAGGAATACCCTGATAAGAAATCCCCCCTTCTTTAGTCACGATAAATCCTTCAGTTTTATTCAAAATGTCTCTCAAAGATGAACTTGGTGTAAGGTTTAGATTTTGGGTTTTAATATTCATGGTATCTCTTAAAACATCCGTTGTTACAATTACCTCTTTCAACTCTATAGAAGTTTCTTCTAGCATAAATTCTAGCGGTTTTTTTACTGGTAGAGATATTTTCTGAGTAATAGGACTAAATCCAAAATATGATACTTTTAGATAGACGAATAAAATTGGTTTAGGGATTTTTAACGAAAAAAAGCCTTCCTCATCAGATATATTGAAAGCAAGGGCATTTAACAAGGTAGAATCTTCAAACGCTACAATATTAGCATTAATAAGTGGCTCAGATTTAATATTTTTGACATAGCCTTTTATTATATCTTGTGCATTACAAAGGTGAGCACAGAAAAATAGGAAAAGGAATACACCAAAAAAGCAAGGTTTATATTTTAATTTCATTAGGTTGTAAGCGATAGAAACCAGCGATATTCCAAACTATTAATAGTGCTGAGAATGAATATAATCCAAGTATATAGGCAATACCAAGGTGCATTAGTACACACAAAGACAAAATCAGATACCGTGTTTTATCTATCCAAATAAAAATTGAATAGAGGGTTTCTAAAAGGACAGTACCAATACCCACAACTAAAAGAATATAAGGTGGTATTTTGAAATAATCATTGTACACAGACGATATAGAACGCCAAAGTGACATTCCATTCCACCACTCGGGGTCTAAGGCTTTGGCTATTCCTGCAAAAAAATACACGATACATAAGTGGATTTGTATGATACGAATATAATTGAAAGCATAGTCTCGTGGTGTAAAATTAAAAATACGACTATCTATTGA
The DNA window shown above is from Flectobacillus major DSM 103 and carries:
- a CDS encoding sensor histidine kinase is translated as MKQLIAIAQLKNEKAKAELMLLKSQVNPHFFFNILNNLYGLVTKDAKKAQELILKLSDMMRYSIYEGKKEMVTLEEEIGYLKNYIELHQMRYHKNIAIYFNADIDENSKVVPLLFIILLENSFKHGVETLRENAFVKVDVVSDKNEIQFTVENNFGMSGNKEYKPGIGLENLRRRLELIYPNRHHLSFSVIENVYKAQLTLGQL
- a CDS encoding LytR/AlgR family response regulator transcription factor, with the translated sequence MIKYLIIDDEFITHDIIKGYCDLLPQMQLMKSCYDALEAFEYLNKNEVDLIFLDLNMPILKGFELLKTLTHPPKVIVTTAYKEYALEGYEHNISDYLLKPFGFERFLKAINKTFSSTIAKVVEPSASKEMSNRIFLQSNKKSIQVETNTIQYIEATGNYSKIVTTSEPITIREKISTLLELLPKNVFLQVHKSFVVAPKHIKSIEGNRIFIGEHIIPIGKTFRTNVTQLLK
- a CDS encoding alpha-L-fucosidase; this translates as MEYYAFVHFSVNTYTDMSWGKGDEDPQIFNPDKLDCRQWARICKEAGMKGVIITAKHHSGFCLWPSKYTDYSVKNVPWKNGKGDIVREMADACKEYGLKLGIYLSPWDRNHPDYGKPEYITYFRNQLRELLTNYGEIFEVWFDGANGGSGYYGGANETRKIDRNIYYDWENTYKLVRSLQPKIVIWNDGGDRADLRWVGTEAGYVGETNWSLLNAKGDIPEEMLRYGLENGNTWVPGEVNTSIRPEWFYHPKEDSKVKTLPQLMDIYYNSIGRNATLLLNFPIMPNGLIHPYDEKAVLDFRKAVKEAFSLNLIKGANVVASNVRGNNPQFGANKAIDVSTESYWTTDDKVKSASLTFNFAKPTTFNRFLIQEYIKLGQRVKSFTLEAFVNNQWEEVAKETTIGYKRILRFKTVKATKLRLNITDSKECPLISNIGIYDAPQILVPPVAIRERSGDVRIIPADFESQIYYTLDGSTPTLKSNQYTGPIKTDDGKVAVKCISYDPKSKKTSALTEEKFDIAKKSWKIVGIEDNAANNLLDGNPDTQWYQKNTVKMPVDLVIDLGKNQNISGFRYLPDQNWWGSGIITHYSFFVSENGNDWKQVDEGEFSNIKNNPLWQIKTFAPQKARYIKLRALRNTKDDDTVGYAEIDIITE
- a CDS encoding GLPGLI family protein; protein product: MRKNIIFSVVLCLVSNLFYGQAENKIIKVSYISTPTSQYQIPANTSRPQDEVKASIALKQGYKYHYTLYINPKTSQSLYKFERLNINKPKGQEAVELKLNDELAYCIKTSPKTYYKYESIFNRPFYSNGGMKDLEWSITNEKKNMLGFDCTKAIAKNKNYLISVWFTDKIPVSSGPSNYFGLPGLVIWSEDFFRTTQIEKIEYITEQSYPLEQEIAKIKADFDKNKKASEIQEKLFLEKKSELIKSMMAMMK